The Paracholeplasma brassicae genome contains a region encoding:
- a CDS encoding LacI family DNA-binding transcriptional regulator, with protein sequence MKRTIYHIATELGLSPGTISKVINKTGNVSEETRKRVLDYIKEVGYVPATSARMLKSKRSYTIGVVFSEDLKIGLEHSFFASILQNFKSYVEKEGYELSFIVTQLGEHKMSYYEWCMNKKVDGVFIVVGEANDDGIIELANKNIPCVSTDIVIPGITSVISDNEDGIIQSLDYLFKDRSLSDVAIITGPLKSRSFYIRYQTYMNYLKTNKLPIKKSYIVEAESFGFTSGVNAANKLIEENPVLPKAILVGSDDIALGVLKSLKEHQIKVPDDIEIIGFDDIPFAKHFTPSLTTVKQDKVMIGETAAKALINMIEHSNQKQEILIKVPVSLILRESTK encoded by the coding sequence ATGAAACGAACAATATATCATATTGCAACTGAGTTGGGGTTATCTCCAGGGACGATATCGAAGGTAATCAATAAAACCGGTAACGTTTCAGAAGAAACACGAAAACGCGTTTTGGATTACATCAAAGAAGTTGGTTACGTCCCAGCAACAAGTGCAAGAATGCTAAAGAGTAAGAGAAGCTATACCATTGGGGTTGTTTTTTCGGAAGATTTAAAAATAGGATTAGAGCATTCATTCTTTGCATCAATTCTACAAAATTTTAAATCGTACGTTGAAAAAGAAGGTTATGAGCTCTCATTTATCGTTACTCAATTAGGTGAACATAAGATGAGCTATTATGAGTGGTGTATGAATAAAAAGGTTGACGGTGTCTTTATTGTCGTCGGTGAGGCGAATGACGACGGAATTATTGAACTGGCAAACAAAAATATTCCTTGCGTATCAACGGATATTGTCATACCTGGAATAACGTCTGTGATTTCGGATAATGAAGATGGTATAATCCAATCACTAGACTATCTATTTAAAGATAGAAGTCTCAGTGACGTTGCAATTATCACAGGACCATTGAAATCAAGATCATTTTATATTCGTTACCAAACCTACATGAATTATCTAAAAACAAATAAACTACCCATCAAGAAATCCTATATTGTTGAGGCAGAGAGCTTTGGATTTACTAGTGGTGTAAACGCAGCAAACAAGTTAATTGAAGAAAACCCAGTCTTACCAAAAGCGATTCTTGTTGGTTCAGATGATATTGCACTTGGTGTGTTAAAGTCGCTTAAGGAACACCAAATTAAAGTGCCTGATGATATCGAGATTATTGGGTTTGATGACATTCCATTTGCTAAACATTTCACCCCAAGCTTAACCACCGTAAAACAGGACAAGGTGATGATAGGTGAAACAGCTGCAAAAGCATTGATTAACATGATAGAGCACAGTAATCAGA